From the genome of Muricauda sp. SCSIO 64092, one region includes:
- a CDS encoding FixH family protein: protein MKFNWGTGIVLAFVAFISFIMYFVIRMNTDNRTDHELVTKDYYKQELAYQKEIDAEKNAAELDEELSVRKSEDGLLITFPKNFNPKNVTGKVSLYRPSNRHLDFNFPISLSNTHLLIPDNRLVDGRWDIAIEWHYKGKTFLHKQKLTY, encoded by the coding sequence ATGAAATTTAACTGGGGGACAGGAATCGTTTTGGCATTCGTTGCTTTTATCTCCTTTATTATGTATTTCGTAATACGAATGAATACGGATAATAGGACGGATCATGAATTGGTCACCAAGGATTACTACAAGCAGGAACTCGCTTATCAGAAAGAAATTGATGCGGAAAAAAATGCAGCAGAACTTGATGAGGAACTCAGCGTACGTAAATCTGAGGATGGTTTGCTTATTACGTTCCCCAAAAACTTTAACCCTAAAAATGTCACTGGTAAAGTGTCCCTATACCGACCGTCGAACAGGCATTTGGATTTTAACTTTCCAATAAGTTTATCCAACACACATTTGCTCATACCTGACAATCGCCTCGTAGACGGTCGATGGGACATTGCCATTGAATGGCATTATAAAGGTAAAACCTTTTTGCACAAACAAAAGCTAACGTATTAA
- a CDS encoding sulfite exporter TauE/SafE family protein encodes MLLSALALGFLGSLHCLGMCGPIAFMLPLDRKNKQRKLFQLFVYHFGRLVSYGLLGLAFGFVGKGLQLFGVQQKLSIAIGAIMILLVLVPSRLLKGFHPTRPIYGLLNSVKSKLGEALKRRSPDTFLTIGFLNGFLPCGLVYVALFGAIALGSPIQGSLYMVLFGIGTIPLMTSAVFASGLFGTKAKSKIKKLVPVFVVVIGFMFIVRGLGLGIPYLSPKPVTQEMVSTDLECHQP; translated from the coding sequence ATGCTCCTTTCCGCCTTGGCACTTGGGTTTTTAGGTAGTTTGCACTGTTTGGGAATGTGTGGTCCAATAGCGTTTATGCTCCCCTTGGATCGGAAAAATAAACAACGAAAGCTATTTCAGTTATTTGTTTATCATTTTGGCAGATTGGTTTCCTATGGACTATTGGGTTTGGCATTTGGTTTTGTGGGTAAAGGGCTTCAGTTGTTCGGAGTGCAACAAAAGCTCTCCATTGCCATCGGGGCAATTATGATTTTATTGGTCCTTGTTCCTTCTCGGCTCCTTAAAGGATTCCATCCAACAAGACCCATTTATGGCCTTTTGAACAGCGTAAAATCAAAATTGGGGGAAGCATTAAAAAGGCGTTCTCCAGATACATTTTTGACCATTGGTTTCCTTAACGGATTCCTGCCCTGTGGATTGGTCTATGTTGCACTTTTTGGGGCAATTGCCCTGGGCAGCCCCATACAGGGAAGCCTCTATATGGTATTGTTTGGAATAGGCACGATTCCGCTGATGACATCGGCCGTATTTGCCAGTGGCCTTTTTGGTACAAAGGCGAAGTCAAAAATAAAGAAGTTGGTTCCAGTTTTTGTGGTGGTCATTGGGTTCATGTTCATCGTTAGGGGTTTGGGTCTTGGAATACCATACCTATCCCCCAAACCGGTAACACAAGAGATGGTGTCCACAGATTTGGAATGTCACCAACCATAG